One genomic region from Candidatus Aminicenantes bacterium encodes:
- a CDS encoding response regulator, protein LGVNSYVVKPLDFNKFVEAVSELGLYWVLLNQAPF, encoded by the coding sequence TTGGGGGTCAACAGCTACGTGGTCAAGCCCCTGGATTTCAACAAATTCGTGGAGGCGGTTTCCGAATTGGGGTTGTACTGGGTGCTGCTGAATCAGGCGCCGTTTTGA